Proteins encoded within one genomic window of Nonomuraea gerenzanensis:
- a CDS encoding YihY/virulence factor BrkB family protein has protein sequence MTSTDAPPRPKRGLVSHARARLNWVLDTKSWAIVRAATNAGVTYRVTGLAGEAAFFALLSLPPFVLGLIGVLGKLGTWLGPTVVAQVKTWVIDQAGLLFTDDAVNKVINPLLTDVLSDDAGKVSIISLGFLLSLWSGSRALYVYVDLISVAYGLGEERGIIRTRLMSFGLYVIGLIIGIIVMPILVVGPTLIKDALPADYGILIDLLYWPVVIIGSVLFLTVLYHVSVPVRTKWYRELPGAILALFLWILCAAVLRAVLAAWFSPVSVYGSLAAPIALLLWLYITALAVLIGAILNAEVDRLWPGVGRTR, from the coding sequence ATGACGTCCACCGATGCGCCTCCCAGGCCCAAGCGCGGGCTCGTCTCCCATGCCCGGGCCAGGCTGAACTGGGTGCTCGACACCAAGTCGTGGGCGATCGTGCGGGCCGCCACGAACGCCGGCGTCACCTACCGCGTCACCGGCCTGGCGGGCGAGGCGGCCTTCTTCGCGCTGCTGTCACTGCCGCCGTTCGTGCTGGGCCTGATCGGCGTGCTGGGCAAGCTCGGCACCTGGCTGGGCCCCACCGTCGTGGCCCAGGTGAAGACCTGGGTGATCGACCAGGCGGGGCTGCTGTTCACCGACGACGCGGTGAACAAGGTGATCAACCCGCTGCTCACCGACGTGCTCAGCGACGACGCCGGCAAGGTGTCGATCATCTCGCTGGGCTTCCTGCTGTCGCTCTGGTCCGGCTCCAGGGCCCTGTACGTGTACGTCGACCTCATCTCCGTCGCCTACGGGCTGGGGGAGGAGCGCGGCATCATCCGCACCCGGCTGATGTCGTTCGGCCTCTACGTCATCGGTCTGATCATCGGCATCATCGTCATGCCGATCCTCGTCGTCGGCCCGACCCTGATCAAGGACGCGCTGCCCGCCGACTACGGCATCCTCATCGACCTGCTCTACTGGCCGGTCGTCATCATCGGCTCGGTGCTCTTCCTCACCGTGCTCTACCACGTGAGCGTGCCGGTGCGCACCAAGTGGTACCGCGAGCTGCCGGGGGCGATCCTGGCGCTGTTCCTGTGGATCCTGTGCGCGGCCGTGCTGCGCGCCGTGCTGGCGGCCTGGTTCTCGCCCGTCTCGGTGTACGGCTCGCTGGCCGCGCCCATCGCGCTGCTGCTGTGGCTCTACATCACGGCGCTGGCCGTGCTCATCGGGGCCATCCTGAACGCCGAGGTGGACCGGCTCTGGCCGGGCGTGGGCCGCACCAGATAG
- a CDS encoding YccF domain-containing protein has protein sequence MRTILNIIWLVFAGIWLAMGYALAGIICCILIITIPFGIASFRIAKYALWPFGRTVVRDPDAGVLSLLGNIIWFLVAGIWLAIGHVVTSIPLFISIIGIPMGVANIKLIPVSLLPLGARIVDDD, from the coding sequence ATGCGCACAATCCTGAACATCATCTGGCTGGTGTTCGCGGGGATCTGGCTGGCGATGGGCTACGCGCTGGCGGGCATCATCTGCTGCATCCTCATCATCACGATCCCGTTCGGCATCGCCTCGTTCAGAATCGCGAAGTACGCGCTGTGGCCGTTCGGCCGCACCGTGGTCCGCGACCCGGACGCCGGTGTCCTCTCACTCCTGGGCAACATCATCTGGTTCCTGGTCGCCGGCATCTGGCTGGCCATCGGCCACGTGGTCACCTCGATCCCCCTGTTCATCTCCATCATCGGCATCCCGATGGGCGTGGCGAACATCAAGCTCATCCCGGTCTCCCTCCTCCCGCTGGGCGCGCGCATCGTCGACGACGACTAG
- a CDS encoding TIGR03084 family metal-binding protein: MAELLDDLRAETASFEALLQPLSDDDWERPTPAEGWAVRDQVSHLAWFDDAAVRAAGDPEGFPDWVRRFTSVDDVAAQSRGSAPRELHAWFRASRAHSLEVFATLGARDRVPWFGPAMSAASFVTARLMETWAHGQDVADALGVVREPTARLRHVATMGFRARPYSFAVRGLPVPEEPVRVELALPDGGTWTAGPAGAASLVRGTVLDFCLAVTQRIHLSDTGLELTGEPARSWMRIAQCFAGPPGKGRSPMSGVDRGHSG; this comes from the coding sequence ATGGCCGAGTTGCTCGACGATCTGCGTGCCGAGACCGCGTCCTTCGAAGCCCTGCTGCAGCCCCTCTCCGACGACGACTGGGAGCGGCCCACACCCGCCGAGGGGTGGGCGGTCCGCGACCAGGTGAGCCATCTGGCCTGGTTCGACGACGCCGCCGTCCGGGCGGCGGGCGACCCCGAAGGCTTCCCTGACTGGGTGCGGCGGTTCACCTCCGTGGACGACGTCGCGGCGCAGTCGCGCGGGAGCGCGCCGCGGGAGCTGCACGCCTGGTTCCGCGCGTCCCGGGCGCACAGCCTGGAGGTCTTCGCCACGCTCGGCGCCCGCGACCGCGTGCCGTGGTTCGGCCCGGCGATGTCGGCCGCCTCGTTCGTCACCGCGCGGCTGATGGAGACGTGGGCGCACGGCCAGGACGTGGCCGACGCGCTCGGCGTCGTCAGGGAGCCGACGGCGCGGCTGCGGCACGTGGCCACGATGGGCTTCAGGGCCCGCCCGTACAGCTTCGCCGTGCGCGGCCTGCCCGTCCCCGAGGAGCCCGTACGCGTGGAGCTGGCCCTGCCGGACGGCGGCACCTGGACGGCCGGCCCGGCCGGGGCCGCCTCCCTCGTCCGCGGCACCGTGCTCGACTTCTGCCTGGCCGTCACCCAGCGCATCCACCTGTCGGACACCGGCCTGGAGCTGACGGGCGAGCCCGCGCGGTCCTGGATGCGGATCGCGCAGTGTTTCGCCGGGCCACCCGGAAAGGGCCGGAGCCCGATGTCAGGGGTTGATCGGGGTCATTCCGGATGA
- a CDS encoding putative leader peptide → MPADPMLVGRRHVDLQRVRSAICCDAR, encoded by the coding sequence ATGCCAGCGGACCCCATGCTCGTCGGTCGACGACACGTCGATCTTCAGCGTGTCCGCAGTGCCATCTGTTGCGACGCCCGCTAA